The Plasmodium brasilianum strain Bolivian I chromosome 11, whole genome shotgun sequence nucleotide sequence atataaatgtacatatgtgcatatatatatatatatacaccgTTCTGAGGaacattattaaaattaacttTACAGGTTTTAGCATAGAAAGTAAGAACAATTTAAGAACCTTGATACCTAAAAGttttaaagatataataaatttacaaaataaagagaaagtAAGGATATTATACGATTCTTTAATTTCATACAAAAATGAACATGAActagttttattattattgttatcattattatatattttatatcaatcatttccaatatttttatggtGGATGGCTGGCACAGGTTGTGttataacaatattaataggagcattttataattatattttttccatactTTATTGTTCCATATTAGCAACTCTTGCACCATTTATTacttatgtaatttttaagtattatGGAAGAAcagtaataaattatttttttcaaaaacagCTTATTAAGTTTAATCGGGAGTTAAATAAAAGAGTAAGAAATAATGTAGatttgtttgtttatgtAACAATATTAAGATTAACCCCTGTTTTTCCAAATGTTGTGATAAACTTAGTTGGGGCATGTGTACAACTTCCTGCtgtccctttttttttagctaCATATATAGGCATTTTACCGAATACTATAATATTAGGTATTTCATGAATTGAACATTAACAGTTTgttccttttatttaaaatttttttttttttttttaatattatgttattattactatatttgTACTTTTATACATTATGGCATTCCGTGTTTTTTGATTGCACATATTTGCTCACATTTTCAGTAACAAAAGGCGGAATtaaatacatgcatatatatacgtacatgcgcacatatgtttatatatatgcatatatgtatgtatacttatataaacataaaatgcACACGCTTTTTTGTAGTTTCTGTAGGTCAAGCAATTAACAGTATATCTTCTGTTAATATGACGAATCAGTTCTATATGTCCATAACGTTTATAGTGTtgcttttacttttt carries:
- a CDS encoding SNARE associated Golgi protein, with the translated sequence MIKEKEKLMASETYTLDVEKIKSKEVKLHFLYYSVIFALFVLIVLVYICLIPGFSIESKNNLRTLIPKSFKDIINLQNKEKVRILYDSLISYKNEHELVLLLLLSLLYILYQSFPIFLWWMAGTGCVITILIGAFYNYIFSILYCSILATLAPFITYVIFKYYGRTVINYFFQKQLIKFNRELNKRVRNNVDLFVYVTILRLTPVFPNVVINLVGACVQLPAVPFFLATYIGILPNTIILGQAINSISSVNMTNQFYMSITFIVLLLLFQTVINYKCKDMRIQTRLQICCTGKIISNNKNSNDLNSNDQNSNDQNSNDQNSNDCNNNVVHFKHFLPYVL